From a region of the Zingiber officinale cultivar Zhangliang chromosome 4B, Zo_v1.1, whole genome shotgun sequence genome:
- the LOC121978097 gene encoding cysteine proteinase inhibitor A-like — protein MARLVGNVREFEGRENNTEIQELARFAVDEHNKKQNALLEFARVVKAREQVVAGTLHHLTVEAVEGGEKKLYEPKVWVKTWLNFKQVEEFKHVGEQGKSGVNS, from the exons atggcacggttggtcggcaATGTGAGGGAATTCGAAGGAAGAGAGAACAACACCGAGATCCAGGAGCTCGCTCGCTTTGCTGTCGACGAGCACAACAAGAAACAG AATGCGCTTCTGGAGTTTGCGCGTGTTGTGAAGGCGAGGGAGCAAGTTGTAGCTGGAACTCTACATCACTTGACGGTGGAGGCAGTTGAGGGAGGGGAGAAGAAGCTGTACGAGCCCAAAGTGTGGGTGAAGACATGGCTTAATTTCAAACAGGTTGAAGAATTCAAGCATGTTGGCGAACAAGGTAAATCTGGCGTCAATTCTTAG